A single genomic interval of Gammaproteobacteria bacterium harbors:
- a CDS encoding glycerol-3-phosphate dehydrogenase/oxidase, with protein MSTLGNRADIWRSLGEATTPHDMIIVGGGITGAGILREAARQGLKALLVEQKDFAWGTSSRSSKMVHGGLRYIAQGDIALTRHSALERERLIREAPGLVERMGYLFPIRKGQFPGRLLFGILLGLYDILAGVRTRAWLDARSVLQKAPGLRSEGLKGASYYTDAITDDARLVLRVLQQAAKEGGVALNYVAAQGLLRNASGRVDGLTLRNEIDGETLDLRARVVVNATGAWVDELREAVAHERTIRRLRGSHLLVSAQRLAVAEALTLFHPADRRATFIFPWEGFTVIGTTDLDHDASLEHEPAISRQEVDYLLQLVRREFPGSGIGEADILSTWAGVRPVISKDRSKDPSREKRDHKVWVDQGLISVSGGKLTTFRLIARDTLSAAKPFLQGQAMSNTEEWVLEPACIALSSLAVPDRDWALRMIGRYGDEAGNLLEQCAAGERERIAGTAFCLAEMRWSCRNEQVVHLDDLLLRRTRLGLLCRDGGEAIIPAVRSICQQELLWSDAQWQEELRRYREIWRQSYSLPGA; from the coding sequence ATGAGCACACTGGGTAATCGCGCGGATATCTGGCGCAGCCTGGGCGAGGCCACGACGCCCCACGACATGATCATCGTCGGCGGCGGCATCACCGGCGCGGGCATCCTGCGCGAGGCCGCGCGCCAGGGCTTGAAGGCATTGCTGGTGGAGCAGAAGGATTTTGCCTGGGGCACGTCGAGCCGCTCGTCGAAAATGGTGCACGGCGGTCTGCGTTATATCGCCCAGGGCGATATTGCGCTCACGCGCCACTCGGCGCTGGAACGCGAGCGCCTGATCCGCGAGGCCCCCGGCCTGGTGGAACGCATGGGCTATCTGTTCCCGATCCGCAAGGGCCAGTTTCCGGGCCGGCTGCTGTTCGGCATCCTGCTGGGGCTCTACGACATCCTGGCAGGCGTCAGGACGCGCGCCTGGCTCGATGCCCGCAGCGTGCTGCAAAAAGCCCCGGGTCTTCGCAGCGAGGGACTGAAGGGGGCCAGCTATTACACGGACGCCATCACGGATGACGCGCGCCTGGTGTTGCGCGTGCTGCAGCAGGCCGCCAAGGAGGGTGGCGTGGCGCTCAACTACGTCGCGGCCCAGGGCCTGCTGCGCAACGCATCCGGACGGGTTGACGGCCTGACCCTGCGCAATGAAATCGACGGCGAGACGCTGGATCTGCGCGCCCGCGTGGTGGTCAATGCCACCGGCGCCTGGGTGGACGAGCTGCGCGAGGCGGTCGCCCATGAGCGCACCATCCGCCGGCTGCGCGGCAGCCACCTCCTGGTTTCCGCGCAACGGCTGGCGGTCGCCGAGGCGCTGACCCTGTTCCATCCCGCAGACCGGCGCGCCACCTTCATCTTTCCCTGGGAAGGATTCACGGTGATCGGCACGACCGATCTCGATCACGATGCATCGCTGGAGCACGAGCCCGCCATCAGCCGCCAGGAAGTGGATTACCTGCTGCAGCTGGTGCGCCGGGAATTTCCCGGTTCTGGCATCGGCGAGGCGGACATCCTGTCCACCTGGGCGGGTGTGCGGCCCGTCATCAGCAAGGATCGAAGCAAGGACCCCTCCCGGGAAAAACGCGATCACAAGGTGTGGGTCGATCAGGGTCTGATCAGCGTCAGTGGCGGCAAGCTGACCACGTTTCGCCTGATCGCGCGCGATACCCTGAGCGCGGCCAAGCCATTCCTGCAGGGGCAGGCGATGAGCAACACCGAGGAGTGGGTGCTGGAGCCGGCTTGCATCGCCCTTTCCAGCCTTGCGGTGCCCGACCGCGACTGGGCCCTGCGGATGATCGGCCGCTACGGGGACGAGGCAGGGAATCTGCTGGAGCAGTGCGCGGCGGGCGAGCGCGAGCGCATCGCGGGCACCGCGTTCTGCCTCGCGGAAATGCGCTGGTCGTGCCGCAACGAACAGGTGGTGCATCTCGATGACCTGCTGTTGCGCCGCACGCGCCTCGGGCTGCTGTGCCGCGACGGCGGCGAAGCGATCATTCCTGCGGTGCGGAGCATCTGCCAGCAGGAACTGCTGTGGTCCGACGCGCAGTGGCAGGAGGAATTGCGGCGCTACCGGGAAATATGGCGCCAAAGTTATTCGCTTCCGGGCGCCTGA